A region of Mesorhizobium sp. AR02 DNA encodes the following proteins:
- a CDS encoding toll/interleukin-1 receptor domain-containing protein, whose amino-acid sequence MADIFISYTSSDSDSARWLHTELTALGHVPHIHEWESAAGEDIYGWMVKRHDAADHVLCVISDEYLKAPYSTLERNAALWQAASKRPGFVLFVTVKPCKLPTLSDHIPGCELFGVPEEAARQRLKDFMARPRDQLTPAFFGKVFALTNVPIRVPQHFFGRGDALRAIDQGLSRHEGRVAITALHGLRGVGKTTLAAAYAERRRADYRATWWIRSETPEGMRTDLAGLGARLGWISADAQHEGAVLATVLERLVDEGGGILLIHDNAIDAAALRHFLPKGGKVRILVTSNFHAWRGLAEPVEIAVWPIEIGADYLLARTGRSDERAAAEALTLWVDCHSRTSRRPHTVSGWDRPFRSTPNDFRRRPDNC is encoded by the coding sequence ATGGCCGACATCTTCATCAGCTACACGTCTTCCGACAGCGACTCGGCCAGATGGCTGCACACCGAGCTGACAGCGCTCGGTCATGTGCCGCATATCCATGAGTGGGAGAGCGCTGCCGGCGAAGACATCTATGGCTGGATGGTGAAGCGCCATGATGCGGCCGACCACGTGCTCTGCGTGATCTCTGATGAATACCTAAAAGCGCCCTATTCGACACTGGAGCGTAACGCAGCGCTATGGCAAGCGGCGAGCAAGCGGCCTGGTTTCGTACTGTTCGTGACGGTAAAGCCCTGCAAGCTCCCGACCCTTTCCGACCACATCCCGGGCTGCGAGCTCTTCGGAGTGCCAGAAGAAGCGGCGCGCCAGCGTCTCAAGGATTTCATGGCGAGACCACGCGACCAACTGACTCCGGCCTTTTTCGGCAAAGTGTTTGCGCTTACCAACGTTCCTATTCGTGTTCCGCAACACTTTTTCGGTCGAGGTGACGCGCTCCGGGCAATTGATCAGGGCCTTTCACGCCACGAGGGCCGTGTTGCAATTACCGCGCTGCATGGACTTCGCGGCGTGGGCAAGACAACGCTGGCGGCGGCTTACGCAGAGCGCAGGCGCGCCGACTATCGCGCGACCTGGTGGATAAGGTCAGAGACGCCCGAAGGCATGCGCACTGACCTCGCTGGGCTTGGGGCACGACTCGGATGGATCTCTGCCGATGCGCAGCACGAAGGGGCTGTGCTGGCAACGGTTCTGGAGCGGCTTGTCGATGAAGGCGGAGGCATTCTTCTCATTCACGACAATGCCATTGATGCGGCGGCACTCAGACATTTTCTGCCCAAGGGGGGCAAGGTGCGGATTCTGGTCACGTCGAACTTTCATGCCTGGCGAGGGTTAGCAGAGCCGGTCGAAATTGCTGTGTGGCCGATCGAGATCGGCGCTGACTATCTACTTGCCAGAACTGGCCGTTCAGACGAACGTGCCGCAGCCGAGGCGCTGACGCTTTGGGTGGATTGCCACTCGCGCACGAGCAGGCGGCCGCATACTGTGAGCGGCTGGGATCGTCCCTTTCGGAGTACGCCAAACGATTTCAGAAGGCGCCCGGACAACTGCTGA
- a CDS encoding tetratricopeptide repeat protein, whose product MRKKFLWPDRPNTADSLISLASIHRRQGDVQIARPFYERALDIQEKFFGLHHRETKATLLELEAMLQGKEPIPDQ is encoded by the coding sequence ATTCGAAAGAAATTCCTTTGGCCAGATCGTCCAAACACTGCGGATAGTCTCATAAGCCTCGCATCAATACATAGAAGACAAGGTGATGTCCAGATAGCGCGTCCTTTTTATGAGCGCGCGCTGGATATCCAGGAGAAATTCTTTGGCCTACACCATCGCGAAACCAAAGCGACGCTATTGGAGCTCGAAGCGATGCTTCAGGGCAAGGAACCTATCCCTGACCAGTGA
- a CDS encoding tetratricopeptide repeat protein: MREPTQAQALLERALELVERLAGPNSRGAAYTLTELAMALRDQNNRHRARELVEHSLAILEKISGPNSQDAAASLTNLAVLLTEMGYLSEARPLLERAVWIWARLGDDNPDKSACYMHFAS, translated from the coding sequence CTGCGGGAACCTACACAGGCCCAAGCGCTATTGGAGCGAGCCTTGGAACTGGTTGAGCGCTTGGCCGGGCCAAACAGTCGTGGCGCTGCTTATACACTCACTGAGCTCGCAATGGCTCTTCGAGATCAAAACAATAGGCACAGGGCTCGTGAACTGGTTGAGCACTCCCTAGCGATTCTGGAAAAGATTAGCGGGCCCAATAGTCAGGACGCAGCTGCAAGCCTTACCAATCTCGCTGTGTTGTTGACGGAGATGGGATACCTATCGGAAGCGCGACCCCTTCTGGAGCGAGCCGTGTGGATCTGGGCGCGCCTTGGTGATGACAACCCGGATAAATCAGCTTGCTATATGCATTTTGCCTCATAG